In a single window of the Pleurodeles waltl isolate 20211129_DDA chromosome 4_2, aPleWal1.hap1.20221129, whole genome shotgun sequence genome:
- the LOC138293819 gene encoding neurofilament heavy polypeptide-like produces the protein MSEASKSVKRPPTKLRAKEAPTKSLPKEAPQKSKGKEELQKSKAKKAPQKSKAKLEPQKSKAKEAPQTSKAKVEPQKSKAKEAPQKSKAKEAPQTLKAKDAPQTSKAKVEPQKLKAKEEPQKSLEKEAPQEPLDKEEPRNPWRRKPHNVVAMEQLPEPEVE, from the coding sequence accacCTACAAAACTCAGGGCCAAGGAAGCCCCAACGaagtccctgcccaaggaggccccccagaaatcaaagggcaAGGAGGAgctccagaaatcaaaggccaagaaggccccccaaaaatcaaaggccaagttGGAGcctcagaaatcaaaggccaaggaggccccccagacatccaaggccaaggtagagccccagaaatcaaaggccaaggaggccccccagaaatccaaggccaaggaggccccccagacattgAAGGCCAAGGatgccccccagacatccaaggccaaggtggAGCCCCAGAAATTAAAGGCAaaggaggagccccagaaatccctggagaaGGAGGCCCCACAGGAACCCCTGGACAAGGAAGAGCCCAGAAATCCCTGGAGAAGGAAGCCCCACAATGTAGTGGCCATGGAGCAGCTTCCGGAACCAGAGGTCGAatag